In one window of Bradyrhizobium sp. AZCC 1721 DNA:
- a CDS encoding MlaD family protein, with protein sequence MKVRASNLMIGTLTLALIAGSLGAWLGYQRLAGIKQKVPFRVIFEGSASGLRNGGSVNFAGIRVGEVVSLKLDHPRRVVALAMIDGNTPVKSDTQVGLEFQGLTGIAAISFTGGTDEASPPPKGADGIPELTADPEGMLNTQEKIRVALRNVDRVIADNEVAIKDTLRNFETFTASLSGNGAKITSIIATAESGIGAVDGAMDKTKDFLGSLASDKYGGELLPTVISLRELIESFDKKSGRVIAETRKMLGDVSESVNKAGQKFGGPPPRR encoded by the coding sequence ATGAAAGTCCGCGCCAGCAATCTGATGATCGGCACCTTGACCCTGGCCCTGATCGCCGGGTCGCTTGGCGCGTGGCTCGGCTATCAAAGGCTCGCCGGGATCAAACAGAAGGTGCCGTTCCGCGTGATCTTCGAAGGCTCGGCCTCCGGCCTGCGCAACGGCGGCAGCGTGAATTTCGCCGGCATCCGGGTCGGCGAAGTGGTGTCGCTGAAGCTCGACCATCCGCGCCGCGTGGTCGCGCTCGCCATGATCGACGGCAACACGCCGGTGAAGAGCGACACCCAGGTCGGCCTCGAATTTCAGGGGCTGACGGGGATTGCGGCGATCTCGTTTACCGGCGGCACCGATGAGGCATCGCCGCCGCCAAAGGGCGCGGACGGCATTCCGGAGCTCACCGCCGATCCGGAAGGAATGCTCAATACCCAGGAAAAAATCCGCGTGGCGCTGCGCAACGTCGACCGCGTGATCGCCGACAACGAGGTGGCGATCAAGGATACCTTGCGGAATTTCGAGACGTTCACCGCCTCGCTCTCCGGCAATGGCGCGAAAATCACGTCCATCATCGCGACCGCCGAATCCGGCATCGGCGCGGTCGACGGCGCAATGGACAAGACCAAGGATTTCCTCGGCAGCCTCGCCAGCGACAAATATGGCGGCGAACTGCTGCCGACCGTGATTTCGCTGCGCGAGCTGATCGAAAGTTTCGACAAGAAGTCCGGGCGGGTGATCGCCGAGACGCGAAAAATGCTCGGCGACGTCAGCGAATCCGTCAACAAGGCCGGCCAGAAATTTGGCGGACCGCCTCCCCGCCGCTAA